In one window of Solanum pennellii chromosome 2, SPENNV200 DNA:
- the LOC107011292 gene encoding CTD small phosphatase-like protein 2, with protein MPSLRMKTKLATSSSKEKNGLHVCPNSSVISKSSLSRTRSVQNADEVADLIHNTHDVPSYYKVHPHQVGRNGDHANDLVDDLLEKQQPPVTDSANLDTTVLESVQESTVVICKPSSGTIFSPSVEPVSGAHSESDIPSDGASNDFYVPQLETEDSDSSRSSCEHQTCNVSDFYISDMIVSCLAVEGETIYDDSLTDRFLADYKCEEPNIFNNVDEEYLLLPFLEDTAAASYSQECRTSSEETAVQSDDSSLYMAIHQLRSSEQSDAFTYLESDQAECFDPHIFIRNLPDILERPNILPNESETCKPITLVLDLDETLVHSTLEHCDDADFTFPVFFSMKEHIVYVKQRPHLRTFLERVAEMFDIVIFTASQSIYAKQLLDILDPDGKIISRRAYRESCIFSDGSYTKDLTVLGVDLAKVVIVDNSPQVFRLQVNNGIPIKSWFDDPSDSALISLLPFLETLADADDVRPIIAKKFGNKE; from the exons ATGCCATCACTAAGAATGAAGACAAAGCTAGCCACATCCAGttcgaaagaaaaaaatggtCTCCATGTCTGTCCAAATTCTAGTGTCATATCCAAGAGTTCTCTCTCTCGAACCAGAAGTGTGCAGAATGCAGACGAAGTTGCAGATCTGATTCATAATACTCATGATG TTCCTagctactacaaagtccatccACACCAAGTCGGAAGAAATGGTGATCATGCTAATGATTTGGTAGATGACCTGCTTGAAAAGCAACAGCCACCTGTTACTGATTCTGCAAACCTTGATACAACG GTTTTGGAATCGGTGCAGGAGTCTACAGTAGTTATCTGCAAACCAAGTTCAGGGACAATCTTTTCACCTAGTGTGGAGCCTGTTAGTGGTGCGCACAGTGAGTCTGATATACCAAGTGATGGAG CAAGCAATGATTTTTATGTACCCCAATTGGAGACTGAAGATAGTGATAGCAGCAGAAGTTCGTGTGAACATCAGACGTGCAATGTTTCAGATTTCTACATCTCCGATATGATTGTTTCTTGTTTGGCCGTCGAGGGTGAAACCATCTATGATGACAGTTTGACTGACAGATTCTTGGCTGATTACAAGTGTGAAGaaccaaatatttttaataatgttGATGAGGAATACTTGCTGTTGCCTTTCCTTGAAGACACTGCAGCAGCTAGCTATAGTCAAGAGTGCAGAACGTCTAGTGAAGAAACTGCTGTTCAGTCGGATGATTCGAGCTTATACATGGCAATTCACCAGCTTAGATCATCTGAACAATCTGATGCTTTCACATATTTAGAATCTGATCAAGCAGAATGCTTTGACCCACATATTTTCATAAGAAATTTGCCAGACATATTAGAGAGGCCAAATATTTTGCCAAACGAATCAGAAACATGCAAACCGATCACCCTAGTACTTGACCTAGATG AAACACTTGTTCATTCTACACTGGAGCACTGTGACGATGCAGACTTCACATTTCCTGTTTTCTTCAGCATGAAAGAACACATTGTCTATGTGAAACAGCGGCCTCACCTCCGGACATTCTTGGAGAGAGTTGCAGAGATGTTTGACATTGTAATTTTTACTGCTAGTCAGAGCATATATGCGAAGCAACTGTTGGATATTCTGGATCCAGATGGAAAGATTATCTCAAGGCGAGCATATCGTGAATCATGCATCTTCTCTGATGGAAGTTATACAAAGGATTTAACGGTATTAGGTGTTGATCTGGCAAAAGTTGTAATCGTAGATAATTCCCCACAG GTTTTCAGATTGCAAGTGAATAATGGGATTCCTATTAAGAGTTGGTTTGATGATCCTTCAGACTCTGCACTAATTTCTTTACTTCCATTCCTAGAGACACTGGCTGATGCTGATGATGTCCGACCTATTATTGCTAAGAAATTCGGTAACAAGGAATAA